GCAATGTGATGCTGCGGGGCGTAGTGCACGATCCCACGGCGCGGCGCATGGGCGGAGTGGCGGGGCACGCCGGATTGTTTTCGACTGCTGACGACATCGCGCGGTTCGCGCAGGCAATGCTCGGTGGCAAGACGATCATCTCGGAGGCGAGCGTGCAGAAAATGACGACGCCGCAACAGCCACCGACCGCGACAGTGTTGCGGGGCATCGGCTGGGACCTCGACTCGCCATTCTCTAGCAATCGCGGTGAACTGCTGCCGCTGGGCAGCTACGGACACACGGGATTCACTGGAACATCTCTGTGGATCGATCCGGTAACGAACACATACATCGTTCTCCTGACGAATGGAGTGCATCCTAAGTTGAAGCCGGGTGGGGCGGTAGTGGCGTTGCGGGTGCAGGTGGCGAACGCCGTGGCTGCGGCACTGAAGCTGTCCGTCTCCGAAAAGGAAAAGGTGAGACTCGCGAGTGTGACCGGTTACAACGAAGCCATCGTTGGGGCGCGCAGAGTGCAATCGCGCAACGGTCAGGTGAAGACCGGGTTGGACGTTCTCGCGGAGAGCAATTTTGGCACTCTGAGCGGGGAACTGGGAACGAGCAGTGCGCCAAAGCGACGCCGAATCGGGCTTGTGACGAACCAGACGGGACTCGATGCACAGGGACGGAGAGCGATCGATCTGTTGGCGAAGGCTCCCGGCGTGGAATTGGCGGCAATCTTCAGCCCCGAGCACGGCGTAACCGGCACGCTGGACACAACGGACATCGGCAATACAAAGGACCAGGCGACGGGTGTTCCGGTGTAC
The sequence above is drawn from the Clostridia bacterium genome and encodes:
- a CDS encoding serine hydrolase — protein: KCVVTAMSVMRMVELGQVRLNDPVAKYIPEFGSNGKDQITIRQLATHFSGLREDLDLRSRWQGKDAALRMAHDEAPVAPPGSQFRYSDVNYIVLGELVERVSGISLDGYADAHVFKPLGMTRTRFLPPKEWLGAIAPTEYDERNVMLRGVVHDPTARRMGGVAGHAGLFSTADDIARFAQAMLGGKTIISEASVQKMTTPQQPPTATVLRGIGWDLDSPFSSNRGELLPLGSYGHTGFTGTSLWIDPVTNTYIVLLTNGVHPKLKPGGAVVALRVQVANAVAAALKLSVSEKEKVRLASVTGYNEAIVGARRVQSRNGQVKTGLDVLAESNFGTLSGELGTSSAPKRRRIGLVTNQTGLDAQGRRAIDLLAKAPGVELAAIFSPEHGVTGTLDTTDIGNTKDQATGVPVY